In Chitinophaga sp. H8, the sequence ATAACGGTAAGATTGTGGTAGCACCTAAACAATGGTTCGGAGAGGGGAATGCGAATACGAAAGATTTGTTACCGCAAGATTGGGTGAAATGCTAGCTTTTAGCCTTTAGCAGTTAGCAGTTAGCTTAATGCAGCGATTGAAGGGAGCTATTAGCTTTTAGCAAAATGCAGCGATTAATGAAAGCGGCGTGGTGATCAGTATAGTTTGTTTTGACCCTTATATACCTTTTGACCCTTAGGAAGAGGCGATCAGTACAGGATTATATTTCTGTTTTACGAGATCGGCCACTACTTTATCGATGGGGAGGGTAACGCTTTCAGAAGAAAAGAGATCCCAGTCTATCCACCTGGCAGCTTCTACCTCATCCACGCCTGCCGGCACTACAAAATCGAATGGTTTGCTGAGCACAGGGGCGATAAAGGGACCTACCGCTTTTACCAGGTAATAAATAGAGATGATCTGGGATTCATTATCAAAAGCGGAGATCTGGAAGAAATCCGTGGTGTAAATATGCTCTACTACTTCTACCTGCTGGTTTAATTCTTCCACCCATTCCCGCTTGATACATTCCAGGGTGCCTTCTCCAAACTCGAGGCCGCCGCCGGGGAATTTAGTGTAGTAGCCCCCACGAATATATTCATCACTTACCAGCACCTGGTTTTGTGCATTAAATAAGATGCCGTACACCCTTACGTTAAACATGGGTTTAAGATTTTAGCTATTATCAGGAAAGGATACCGCTATCCTTGTATTGCCATAAATGTAGGAAATTACGCACGTAATTTATAGCAGTAACGGGTCAGAACCATTTCTTTTTCATGAAATACCAGCTCATGATCAAGGGGATAATGATAGACAGGATCAACGGGATATAAAAAGCGTGTTCGGTATGCTGGTAAGGAATATCCACGTTCATCCCGTAAATACTGGCCACCAATACCGGAAAGGTAAGTACAATGGTAATAGAGGTAAGCCGTTTCATCACCTGGTTCACATTATTGGAGATGATACTGGCATATGCGTCCATGGTACTGCTCAGGATGTTGGTATATACGTTGGCCATTTCCAGCGCCTGGGAAGTATCTACGATCAGATCCCGGAGAAATTCCTTTTCATCTTCATTGAGGCCCAGGAAGTTGGTGCGTTCTATTTTCATCAACAGCAGTTCATTGCTGCGTAGAGCCGTTAAGAAATATACCAGGCTTTTCTGGATACGCATGAGGTAGAGTAATTCCTCGTTCCGGTTGGAATCGTATAGTTTTTGTTCCAGGACATTCCTGCGCTGGTTGATTTCCTTCAGGTAATCGAGGAAGTTCATTACCACTTTTTCAAACACCTTGAGCACCATCATATTCCGTTTTTCAGGGCTACGGTTATGGAAGGTGTTCAGGAATTTTTTTATGGCCGCGTTATTAAATGAGTTGACCGTTAATATCTGGTTGTGGGTAAGAATGATCACAATTGGAATGGTGATGTAGTAGGCATCACTTTCGTTGATAGAGTTGTTTTCCGTGGGGGTTTTGATAACAATCAGCTTTACGTTGTCTTCCAGCTCAAAGCGTGATTTTTCATCAATATCCATGGAGTCGGTGAGGAAGTCGAGCGGAATATCCAGTTCTTCAGACAGCTGTTCAAACTCAGCTTGTTTCAGTGGCGGGGTAATATTTACCCAGGCACCGTTTTCCGGCTCTTTGATCTCTACCGTACGGGAGTCTATATTTTTAAAGTATTGGATCATCAGGCCGCAAAGGTAATGTGAAAGGGTACTTTAATTATTAATTCTTTATTAAATGTTGATATCGCCTTCAAATACCAGTGTAGCGGGGCCGCACAACCATATATCTGAGTAGGAGCGTTCACCGGTTTTGGTAAAGCGTACTTCCAGTTGTCCGCCCAGGGTTTGTACGGGGATCACGTATTCCTTGTTTTCGCCGTTTGCAAAAGTAAGGGCCGCTGCCGTAACGCCGGTACCGCAGGAGTAGGTTTCATCTTCCACGCCACGCTCATAGGTCCGGACAAAGATGCCTTTATCCATTTCCTGTACAAAGTTCACGTTGGTACCTTCTGCAGCAAACCTTTCGTTATACCGGATTTCTTTTCCTTCAGTATATACGTCTATTGCCTGCACATCGTTTACATATTTAACAAAATGTGGGGAGCCGGTATTCAGGTAAAAGTGCAGGGGGCCATTTTCTACCCAGTTTACGTCCTGCATTTTAAGGTTTACCCAGTCGGCACCCTTCAGGGTAGCTTCATGGGGGCCATCTACGGCAATGAAAGATAAATGCTCCTGTTCCAGGCCCATTTTACGGGCAAAAGCCACCAGGCAGCGGCCACCATTGCCGCACATGCTGCTTTCCCTGCCATCGGCATTATAATATTTCATTTCAAAATCATAACCTTCCCGTTGGTTCAGCAGCATCAGGCCATCGGCACCAATGCCAAAGCGCCGGTCGCACAGCTGTTTTACCTGTGCATCGGTAAGCTCGTTATACCGGCCATTACGGTTGTCCATGATCACAAAATCATTGCCGGTTCCCTGGTATTTATAGAAGTGGATATTCGTCATAATGCACAAAGGTAATATGGATAGTTGAATTGTCCATCACTGTGCAGGGAGATGCTATCAGATCCCTGCAATGATGCCCAGTGCTTTGGTGATCAGTTGCTCTACCGCCGCTGCACCATCCTTGCTGAATTCCTGCCGTACCCGGTTGGCCACAATAGCGCTGATAGAAAGGCATTGATGCCCTAATATGCGCCCCATGCCGTAGATACCGGAAGTTTCCATTTCAAAATTGGAAAAGTAGTGATCACCTTGTTTAAAAGCGGTCAGGTGTTCTATCAGGTGCGGATGGGAGAGGGCGCCTCTGAGCACTCGGCCTTGCGGACCATAAAATCCCGGGCAGGTAACAGTAATGCCTGTGTGAAATCCTTCGGTAAAATGTTGTTTTATTTCGCCGGCAGCAATGAGGTAGGGATGAACACTACCAGGTTGCAGCACTACCTGTTCGCGGATAGCCTGCAACAATTGTTTTTCTGCAGGGGTATTTTCAAACTGATAGTAGGGCAGGAGATTATCCAGGCCAAGGCCATGGGAAGAAACCACAAAGCTGTCTACCGCAATATGTTCCTGCAATGCCCCCGCAGTACCCAGACGGATAATCTGCAGGCTGGTAAGGGTAGGTTTTATGGTACGGGAGTGAAAATCGATATTGACAAGTGCATCCAGTTCATTGAGTACGATATCGATATTATCGGTACCAATACCCGTAGAAACAACAGAGATGCGTTTTTTACCCAGGTAGCCGGTATGGGTTACAAATTCGCGGTGCTGGAAGGTATGTTCCAGTTTGTCAAAGTGTTTGCTCACATTGGCCACACGGTCCGGATCGCCCACGGTAATCACAACAGGTGCCAGTTCTTCTGGTCTTACATCCAGGTGGTATACTGCACCGCGGCTGTTTAAAATTAATTCTGACTCAGCAATACGTGTACTCATATTTGTGATGATTTAATTGTTATCTTACAGTTGTTACCAGGCTGACTGCTTAAGTTTATTTGCCATATGACAAAAAAAGTGATAATTAATCCAAAAATTGATTTGGCAAATATCGAAAATTTACTACTTTTGCAGTCCCACAAAATTAATGGTTCTTATTTCGCGGGAAGCGAAGGCCGAATCAAAGATTAGCAAGGGTTTCGTGGCCGAGTGGCTAGGCAGAGGTCTGCAAAACCTTTTACAGCGGTTCGAATCCGCTCGAAACCTCCGGATAAAAGCCTTCTGAATATCAGGAGGCTTTTTGCGTTATATACACCCTAAATCATTTGTGTATGCTGGAAATTATAAAGGTGACAGCCAACGAAACAGCAGCCCTGGAGCAAGTAAAGTCTCTTTTGAGAGAGTACGTGAGCTGGTTAAATCTAGATCTTAGCTTCCAGGGATTTGAAGAGGAAATGGCCTCCCTGCCAGCTCCTTACGTAGCCCCCGAAGGCGTGTTGTTTCTGGCAAAAGTAGACGGTCAGCCTGCGGGATGTGTAGCAGTACGTTCATTTGACAATACCACTGCAGAAATGAAGCGGTTGTTTGTACGTGATGCATATAAAAAACATGGAGTAGGCAAAGCGTTGGCCAGTGAAGCGATCGCAGCGGCGGCAGAGCTGGGATATAAAAGAATGCTGCTGGATACATTGGCCCATATGCGCCCCGCAATTGACCTGTATACCGGTCTTGGATTTCAACCCATTGCAGCTTATTACGATAACCCCATCAGCAATGCAGTATATCTGTCGCTGACACTGGATAATGCCAATGAGGTGAAATAACTGACCAGGTTATTTACCAGAAAATAAAGGCCATAACTTATGGCCCGGACATCTTTTGAGTATTTTTTCTTCCCTTTTCTTTTTTTGCTTCCTGAATAAGAATATCTTGTTGTATTCAGCTTTTGTTATCCGTGCTGAATCATCTGCTATGATACGTATTCGAGGCTTATTACTTTTTTACCGCAACCTCTTCTGGCCCACTTTTATAATTACCCTTTGCTGCTGTCATATTGTAAGGATATGGGGAATCAGCACCTTAGGCCCATTGATATGGCTGAAACTGCTCTCTGATGCCCTTGCATTTTATTTTTTAAAAGTGTACCGGAGTAAGCAGTTATATTTTTTCTATAACCTCCGCCTGTCGTATACTATTTTGATCGTTTTTTCTGTAATTGCAGATCTGGCACTGTTTTCACTGGCATTATCCTTCACACAAATATTCTTACGGTAATGAATATACTGGAGGCGGATAGCATTGCACTATCATTTCAATCGCGCAATATCCTGTCCGGCGCTTATATAAAACTGGAGGGAGGCAAAATAACCGGGCTGATAGGGCGTAATGGTTATGGGAAGTCCTGTTTGATGAAAATCATTTACGGAACCCTGGAACCGGCGTTTAAAAGTGTGCGTTATAATGGCAAGCATCTTGTTAAACCTTACCTCAAAAAGGGATTGTTGCAGTATTTACCACAATTTGATTTTGTGCCGCGTCATCTGCGTCTGGAGGCCATCCTTCATATGTATGACGTACCTTATACAGCGCT encodes:
- a CDS encoding NUDIX hydrolase codes for the protein MFNVRVYGILFNAQNQVLVSDEYIRGGYYTKFPGGGLEFGEGTLECIKREWVEELNQQVEVVEHIYTTDFFQISAFDNESQIISIYYLVKAVGPFIAPVLSKPFDFVVPAGVDEVEAARWIDWDLFSSESVTLPIDKVVADLVKQKYNPVLIASS
- a CDS encoding magnesium transporter CorA family protein, translated to MIQYFKNIDSRTVEIKEPENGAWVNITPPLKQAEFEQLSEELDIPLDFLTDSMDIDEKSRFELEDNVKLIVIKTPTENNSINESDAYYITIPIVIILTHNQILTVNSFNNAAIKKFLNTFHNRSPEKRNMMVLKVFEKVVMNFLDYLKEINQRRNVLEQKLYDSNRNEELLYLMRIQKSLVYFLTALRSNELLLMKIERTNFLGLNEDEKEFLRDLIVDTSQALEMANVYTNILSSTMDAYASIISNNVNQVMKRLTSITIVLTFPVLVASIYGMNVDIPYQHTEHAFYIPLILSIIIPLIMSWYFMKKKWF
- the dapF gene encoding diaminopimelate epimerase, whose protein sequence is MTNIHFYKYQGTGNDFVIMDNRNGRYNELTDAQVKQLCDRRFGIGADGLMLLNQREGYDFEMKYYNADGRESSMCGNGGRCLVAFARKMGLEQEHLSFIAVDGPHEATLKGADWVNLKMQDVNWVENGPLHFYLNTGSPHFVKYVNDVQAIDVYTEGKEIRYNERFAAEGTNVNFVQEMDKGIFVRTYERGVEDETYSCGTGVTAAALTFANGENKEYVIPVQTLGGQLEVRFTKTGERSYSDIWLCGPATLVFEGDINI
- a CDS encoding nucleoside phosphorylase; translated protein: MSTRIAESELILNSRGAVYHLDVRPEELAPVVITVGDPDRVANVSKHFDKLEHTFQHREFVTHTGYLGKKRISVVSTGIGTDNIDIVLNELDALVNIDFHSRTIKPTLTSLQIIRLGTAGALQEHIAVDSFVVSSHGLGLDNLLPYYQFENTPAEKQLLQAIREQVVLQPGSVHPYLIAAGEIKQHFTEGFHTGITVTCPGFYGPQGRVLRGALSHPHLIEHLTAFKQGDHYFSNFEMETSGIYGMGRILGHQCLSISAIVANRVRQEFSKDGAAAVEQLITKALGIIAGI
- a CDS encoding GNAT family N-acetyltransferase, which gives rise to MLEIIKVTANETAALEQVKSLLREYVSWLNLDLSFQGFEEEMASLPAPYVAPEGVLFLAKVDGQPAGCVAVRSFDNTTAEMKRLFVRDAYKKHGVGKALASEAIAAAAELGYKRMLLDTLAHMRPAIDLYTGLGFQPIAAYYDNPISNAVYLSLTLDNANEVK